A single genomic interval of Candidatus Gracilibacteria bacterium harbors:
- a CDS encoding NUDIX hydrolase: MEIIPDMIIDTKTEAFQDAPEIVGCILYTLDNSFLLLKRHSDKPEGSTWGDPGGKVESGETLEAAIIRETQEETGILLSKDSIEYVKTFYIIRERDNKHLIYHLFCAEYHGEPIILSDEHTEYGWFNHETALTLPLIHDEEPCIEAFLQYRNNL; this comes from the coding sequence ATGGAAATAATTCCTGATATGATTATCGATACAAAAACAGAAGCCTTCCAAGACGCGCCAGAAATCGTATGATGTATACTCTATACATTAGACAATTCATTTCTCCTCCTGAAGCGCCACTCAGATAAACCCGAATGATCCACATGGTGAGATCCAGGTGGGAAGGTCGAATCATGAGAAACTCTCGAAGCAGCAATCATCCGTGAGACGCAAGAAGAAACAGGAATTCTCCTTTCGAAAGACAGTATCGAATATGTGAAAACATTCTATATCATCCGTGAGCGGGATAATAAACACCTCATCTATCATCTCTTCTGTGCAGAATATCATGGAGAACCTATCATTCTGAGTGATGAGCATACTGAATATGGATGGTTCAATCATGAAACTGCTCTCACTCTTCCACTCATACATGATGAAGAGCCCTGCATAGAAGCCTTCCTCCAATATAGAAATAATCTCTAA